The following proteins are encoded in a genomic region of Gimesia algae:
- a CDS encoding leucine-rich repeat domain-containing protein, translating to MGRLLRFKPERITGWHYVRWGATLILLLTLFFRIKNSYQKEVRDYTILRLEYQGQAHLYYHKSPLIPVPVNLPFNSPDWFYSEEVKVVDIRFKFKETPVDTLQGIESLKGLSHLDLSSSRFSSDPLIYLSELTYLDQLSLFDTNVEDAELAYLKNMKKLRMLNLTDSFITDQGLAHLKSLKNLEYLSLNKTDITDAGLVHLSELKKLRNLYLSNTSITDKGLMHLKGLKNLTILSLSNTEVTDAGLSHLKHLNQLQKLYLDHTQVSENEQHRWQIALEQRAEKYTGKEIQVKSRYSSRLDGLSHTGVISKPLPP from the coding sequence ATGGGCAGATTATTGCGATTCAAGCCTGAAAGAATCACAGGCTGGCATTATGTCAGATGGGGCGCTACGCTCATTTTGCTTCTGACGCTGTTCTTCAGAATCAAGAACTCCTATCAGAAGGAAGTCAGGGATTACACCATCCTGCGCTTAGAATATCAGGGCCAGGCACACCTGTATTATCATAAAAGTCCGCTGATTCCCGTCCCGGTGAATCTGCCCTTCAATTCTCCCGACTGGTTTTATTCGGAAGAAGTCAAAGTCGTCGACATCAGGTTTAAATTTAAAGAGACTCCAGTAGATACGTTGCAAGGCATTGAGTCTTTAAAGGGGCTGTCACATCTGGATCTCTCTTCCAGTCGCTTCTCCAGTGACCCATTGATCTATCTCTCTGAGCTGACTTATTTGGATCAGTTATCGTTATTTGATACGAACGTGGAAGATGCTGAGTTGGCGTATCTGAAAAATATGAAGAAACTCAGAATGCTGAATTTGACCGATAGTTTCATTACGGATCAGGGGCTGGCTCACTTAAAATCGCTGAAGAATCTGGAGTATCTGTCGCTCAATAAAACTGATATTACGGATGCCGGTCTCGTTCATCTGTCAGAATTGAAGAAGTTGCGAAATCTTTACCTCAGTAATACTTCCATTACCGACAAAGGCCTCATGCATTTAAAAGGTTTGAAAAACTTAACCATACTGAGTCTGAGCAATACCGAAGTAACAGACGCCGGTCTTTCTCATCTCAAACACTTGAACCAACTTCAAAAACTGTATCTGGATCATACTCAAGTCAGCGAAAACGAACAGCATCGCTGGCAGATCGCATTAGAACAGAGGGCGGAGAAATATACCGGAAAGGAAATCCAGGTCAAATCTCGCTATTCCTCAAGACTGGACGGGCTATCTCACACAGGTGTTATTTCTAAGCCCCTGCCGCCTTAA